TTCAGCAGGCGCGATTCCTCGTGATCCGGTTTCTTGCGCAGCAGGGCCTCGAAACGGCGCAGGCGCGCATTCGGGGTCTCGTCCGGAACGATCTCGGCATAGGTCGCGGCAATGTCGGGATGCGGGCGAACCGACCATGTCTTTTCCAGCACGCGAGTCGCATTGCGCGGATCCTTCTGCGCGATATAGCCGCGTGCGGCCAGAACCGAAGCCGGGATCAGGTCGGGCGAGGCTTTCGCGGCAGAGATCGCCGCCTCGCGGGCGCTGATCGAATTGCCTTGCGCCAGCACTTCGCTGGCCTCTTGCAAGGCCAGAACCGCATCGCGGCGGATGGCGACATCCTTGGGCAATTCCCCCTGACGGCGCTTGTCCTTGAGGATGGCGCGCGCGCCCTTCCAGTCATGTTCACGCGTTTGCAGGTCCAGCAGCGTATTCTGGATTTCCTTGTGGCGCGGCTTGATCGCATAGGCCTTTTGCGCCAAGAGCATCGCGGCCTTGGTATCGCCATCTTCCAGCTTTTGCCGCATCAACCCGCGAATGCCCACGAAGCGTGTGCGATCATCCTCCAGCAGCTTGCGATAGGTCGCGTTGGCCCGAGCCGAATCGCCCGCCACCTCGGCGGCCTGCGCGGTCAGCAGATCGGTGATATGCGGCCGGTCCAGGAATTTCTCGGCCTTGGTGGCCTTGGCCAGAGCCAGCTTGCCCTCGCCCGAGGCGACGGCAAGCATCCCCTCGCCAAGCGCCTCGTATCCCTTGCGTTCGCGCGAACGGGCGAAATAGCGGTTGATCGCGGTCTCGTCTCCGGCAATGAAGCGGATGAAGGCCAATGCGAGGCCCAGCAGCTTGAACACCAGCCATGCCAGCACCATCAGCAGCAGAAGCGCCACGATGGCCTTGATCGGCGTCAGCACGATCTCGGTGCCGGCATATTCAAGGCGCAGCGCCTGGCCGGTTTCCGAAAGCTGCATCGCCCCCAGGGCAATCGCCAGGACCACGGCAAAGAAGAACAGTATTTTCAGCAAGGACAGAAACATGGGCCGGGTCCTCAATTCGTGGTGGCAGACAGGTCGGACAATGCCGCCTGCGCTTCGCGATAGGCTGAAGCGCCGGTCAGCCATTCGGCCATTGCCGGAGCCTCTTTCGCCGCTCCGGGCAATGCCTCCATCTCGTCCAGGGCGGCGCCGATATCGCCAGCCTCGACCTTGGCATTGGCACGCGACAGCACCGCGTCGGGATCGTCCCCTTCACGCGGAGCGACCGAGCGGGCGCCGGTCTGGGCCTTCAGGAAATTCGTCAGCATGTTGCCGCCCTGAGCGCCGTTGCCGGACATGGTTGCCCGTAGCGCCGCCCGCGAGGCATCGCCAAAGCCTTCCTGCAG
This region of Paracoccus saliphilus genomic DNA includes:
- a CDS encoding heme biosynthesis protein HemY, whose amino-acid sequence is MFLSLLKILFFFAVVLAIALGAMQLSETGQALRLEYAGTEIVLTPIKAIVALLLLMVLAWLVFKLLGLALAFIRFIAGDETAINRYFARSRERKGYEALGEGMLAVASGEGKLALAKATKAEKFLDRPHITDLLTAQAAEVAGDSARANATYRKLLEDDRTRFVGIRGLMRQKLEDGDTKAAMLLAQKAYAIKPRHKEIQNTLLDLQTREHDWKGARAILKDKRRQGELPKDVAIRRDAVLALQEASEVLAQGNSISAREAAISAAKASPDLIPASVLAARGYIAQKDPRNATRVLEKTWSVRPHPDIAATYAEIVPDETPNARLRRFEALLRKKPDHEESRLLKAELLLAAEDFPGARRALGDLAETHPTVRTLSIMAAVERGEGADDHVVRGWLARALTASRGPQWVCDKCHNVMASWAPVCDSCGGFDTLTWREPAEKGTTTVAPGAEMLPLLVGVSGKAKAGADGPSPATSSDVDSIAADEAAPKPAAKTEIPDVAPGMVPREEDYVEIEPATTVTTSESAPEDSAASRAEKADNAAPNGKAPEEAEFTPVRPDVEPPESPQQGQSASKG